One window of Desulfovibrio subterraneus genomic DNA carries:
- a CDS encoding ATP-binding cassette domain-containing protein, with translation MGELFRRMAARPFAAFELVLATFFVTLLNLASPIFVIQVLNRYVAFGFDGTLITLTSGMVVATALLYAFNAIRTRLAVVVMGDEDERLAAAGHEAMLRIRAQAMGPEVVRAAYEIPARAAAIRAASDSAVALQLLDAPFALLYLGVAFLLSPPLALVGLIGMVLMAALNRRNNDAQAQLAHDMDREEAEKRRMTASVLEGADTVRAFRCAGFVRRAWSERNAGLEALRFALTLSREKGRSAGSVIAMLQSVGIYSVGAMQVVNGDISVGVLIGVNILASRALSAAGGLASSLSLAARARSARHDLLRFLSLPQEPTSGTARDTFAGRLELRDVAFGWPGSHSPLFESLSMVLVPGMLTVVQGPNGAGKTTFARMLAGLVEPARGEIVADGITLRQIAPDWWRQQICYLPQETVLFPATLRENICIGQTTPCGAASGDAASGNVVPGKAAPNGAGSDETALNRAINDADLASFVFSRSGGLELMLEDAGRSLSMGVKKRIALARAMMTGGRLVVLDEPTEALDFSGRQAVFRYVINMIREGRTVVVVSADPGFERIAGQKLDLGSKPVPVISGRARSVSPRASGQGTPLEHVSGIGVPSGDAGNAGNEGNEVTASLAEADTGSGERAQGETGAEADPSMQQFTGPDSNQGAEQGDGRNAGRATGRENSDSLKNAAAAPVEESTPSGEEGTGR, from the coding sequence GTGGGCGAATTATTCAGACGCATGGCCGCACGGCCGTTTGCCGCATTCGAACTGGTTCTGGCCACCTTCTTTGTCACGCTGCTCAATCTGGCATCACCCATCTTCGTCATTCAGGTGCTCAACCGCTACGTTGCTTTCGGCTTCGACGGTACGTTGATCACTCTCACCTCCGGCATGGTGGTGGCAACGGCCCTGCTGTATGCCTTCAATGCCATACGTACGCGTCTTGCTGTGGTGGTAATGGGGGATGAAGATGAACGCCTTGCCGCGGCGGGACACGAGGCCATGCTCCGCATCCGGGCGCAGGCCATGGGGCCTGAGGTGGTGAGGGCTGCTTACGAAATTCCCGCACGGGCTGCCGCCATACGGGCCGCATCCGATTCTGCCGTGGCGTTGCAGTTGCTCGATGCCCCGTTCGCACTGCTGTATCTGGGGGTGGCCTTTCTTCTTTCTCCTCCCCTTGCTCTTGTGGGACTGATCGGGATGGTTCTTATGGCGGCACTCAACCGCCGGAACAACGACGCACAGGCACAGCTTGCGCACGACATGGACAGGGAAGAGGCAGAAAAGCGCCGCATGACGGCTTCTGTGCTGGAAGGTGCAGATACCGTGCGGGCCTTCCGGTGTGCGGGATTTGTCCGCCGCGCATGGAGCGAGCGGAATGCGGGGCTGGAAGCACTGCGTTTTGCGTTGACTCTGTCGCGCGAGAAGGGGCGGTCTGCCGGTTCGGTCATCGCCATGCTGCAGAGTGTGGGCATCTATTCCGTGGGAGCCATGCAGGTGGTGAACGGCGATATCTCGGTCGGGGTTCTCATCGGTGTGAACATTCTCGCTTCCCGTGCATTGTCCGCAGCTGGCGGACTGGCCTCTTCGTTGTCGCTTGCGGCCCGCGCGCGATCTGCCCGCCATGATCTCCTTCGTTTTCTCTCGCTGCCGCAGGAACCGACATCCGGCACTGCGCGCGATACCTTTGCCGGCAGGCTGGAACTGCGCGATGTGGCATTCGGCTGGCCGGGGAGCCATTCTCCGCTGTTCGAATCGCTATCCATGGTACTTGTTCCGGGCATGCTGACCGTTGTGCAGGGCCCCAACGGTGCCGGTAAGACTACCTTTGCCCGTATGCTGGCAGGGCTTGTGGAACCTGCGCGGGGCGAAATTGTGGCAGACGGCATTACACTGCGCCAGATCGCCCCTGACTGGTGGCGGCAGCAGATATGCTACCTGCCGCAGGAAACGGTGCTCTTTCCCGCAACGCTGCGGGAGAATATTTGTATCGGACAGACCACGCCATGCGGGGCCGCGTCTGGTGATGCCGCGTCTGGTAATGTTGTACCGGGCAAGGCTGCTCCCAACGGGGCTGGATCGGATGAAACCGCACTGAACCGTGCCATTAATGACGCTGACCTTGCGTCCTTTGTGTTTTCCCGTTCCGGAGGGCTGGAGCTCATGCTGGAGGATGCAGGGCGTTCTCTTTCCATGGGGGTGAAAAAGCGCATTGCGCTGGCCCGTGCCATGATGACGGGAGGCAGGCTGGTTGTTCTTGATGAACCGACTGAAGCTCTGGATTTTTCCGGACGTCAGGCTGTGTTCCGCTATGTCATCAATATGATCAGGGAAGGACGCACCGTTGTGGTTGTCTCCGCCGATCCCGGTTTCGAGCGCATAGCAGGGCAGAAGCTTGATCTGGGCAGTAAGCCGGTGCCGGTTATTTCGGGCAGGGCGCGCAGCGTGTCCCCCCGTGCGTCCGGACAGGGCACGCCACTTGAACATGTTTCCGGTATCGGAGTCCCGTCAGGGGATGCAGGGAATGCAGGGAATGAAGGGAATGAAGTAACGGCATCGCTTGCCGAAGCGGACACCGGTTCCGGCGAAAGGGCGCAAGGTGAGACAGGCGCAGAAGCTGACCCGAGTATGCAACAGTTCACGGGACCGGATTCAAATCAGGGTGCGGAGCAGGGTGACGGCCGGAATGCTGGCCGGGCCACTGGCCGGGAGAATAGTGATTCTTTAAAGAATGCAGCCGCCGCACCGGTTGAAGAATCGACGCCTTCCGGCGAAGAGGGGACGGGACGATGA
- a CDS encoding DMT family transporter, producing MKGYAFVLLAASMWALLGPVAKFGLAAGMTPLELAFWRAASGTLLFGIHARRTGTMRARPKDIPVFLVFGCTGVALFFGSYQLAVQGAGAALASILLYTAPAWVALLSRLLFGEPLSRMKTMALGLAMCGAGLVCLSGGIGHSVTTAGILFGLLSGFTYSLHYIFGKTYLETYSSVTLYMWSLPAGALALLPWVEFTPPTPTGVAVILVLGVVCTYGAYYAYCEGLKRLEATRVAVIANAEPVLAALLALWWWDELLSPLGYFGGALVLGAVMLIVFDRPAVPSQGSSREDEGSPACAPAVHETAAVRETAL from the coding sequence ATGAAGGGTTATGCCTTCGTCCTTCTGGCCGCATCCATGTGGGCCTTGCTCGGGCCTGTCGCCAAATTCGGCCTTGCTGCGGGCATGACGCCGCTTGAACTTGCCTTCTGGCGTGCGGCAAGCGGCACGCTGCTTTTCGGCATTCACGCACGCAGAACTGGCACCATGCGGGCCCGCCCCAAAGACATTCCCGTCTTTCTGGTGTTCGGCTGTACGGGTGTTGCACTATTTTTCGGCTCATACCAGCTTGCGGTGCAGGGTGCCGGAGCGGCCCTTGCATCCATCCTGCTGTACACGGCCCCCGCATGGGTGGCCCTGCTCTCACGGCTGCTCTTCGGCGAGCCGCTCTCCCGCATGAAAACAATGGCTCTGGGGCTGGCCATGTGCGGAGCAGGACTCGTATGCCTTTCTGGCGGCATCGGGCATTCTGTCACCACGGCGGGCATTCTGTTCGGCCTGCTTTCCGGATTCACCTATTCACTGCACTACATTTTCGGAAAGACATATCTTGAAACGTATTCATCGGTTACGCTGTATATGTGGAGTCTTCCCGCAGGCGCTTTGGCACTGCTGCCGTGGGTTGAGTTCACTCCGCCAACCCCGACAGGCGTTGCCGTCATTCTCGTGCTGGGCGTTGTGTGTACCTATGGAGCCTACTATGCCTACTGCGAAGGGCTGAAACGTCTGGAAGCAACGCGCGTAGCTGTCATTGCCAATGCGGAACCGGTTCTTGCAGCACTGCTCGCACTCTGGTGGTGGGACGAGCTGCTTTCTCCCCTCGGTTATTTTGGCGGCGCGCTGGTGCTCGGGGCCGTCATGCTCATCGTTTTCGACAGACCCGCTGTTCCCTCGCAAGGCTCTTCCCGCGAGGACGAAGGCTCCCCTGCATGCGCCCCGGCGGTACACGAAACTGCTGCGGTGCGCGAAACTGCACTATAA
- a CDS encoding homocysteine S-methyltransferase family protein codes for MPTLYDRVKSGEFLFLDGGTGTELTRRGLVHGNAPCWSAEAVLGQPDLVRTVHEDFIRAGSDIIVSDTFRASALHLATCGMDNRWEEINTTAVRLAYEAIENVGAKRQVHVIGSISAIPPDGDWSPETIREQHSRQSVALAKAGAEAIHVEMINDARWGELALDGASDAGIALWAGFSCSRDERRRPVLSASGMLLEEALGSLLSSRVKVVCLTHTMASDIGACLEVLRQQWVGPIAVAPHASRSPVPNQSVADTYTPEEFRAKARQWITSGVRIIGGCCGITPDYIRTARDGIQLLA; via the coding sequence ATGCCTACTCTCTATGATCGTGTGAAAAGCGGCGAATTTCTCTTTCTCGACGGCGGAACTGGGACTGAGCTTACCCGCAGAGGGCTTGTACACGGCAACGCCCCCTGCTGGAGCGCAGAAGCCGTGCTCGGCCAGCCCGACCTTGTCCGCACGGTGCATGAAGACTTCATCCGCGCCGGATCGGACATCATCGTCTCCGACACCTTCCGTGCCTCTGCGCTGCACCTTGCCACCTGCGGCATGGACAATCGATGGGAAGAAATCAACACCACCGCGGTGCGTCTCGCCTATGAAGCCATTGAAAATGTCGGGGCAAAACGTCAGGTGCATGTCATCGGCTCCATTTCCGCCATCCCGCCCGACGGGGACTGGTCACCGGAAACCATTCGGGAACAGCATTCCCGACAGTCGGTTGCTCTTGCCAAAGCAGGCGCTGAAGCCATTCATGTGGAAATGATCAACGATGCCCGCTGGGGCGAACTGGCGCTTGACGGAGCTTCAGACGCGGGCATTGCTCTGTGGGCCGGATTCTCGTGCTCTCGTGACGAACGCAGGCGCCCTGTACTTTCCGCAAGCGGCATGCTCCTTGAAGAGGCGCTGGGGTCTCTGCTTTCCAGCCGTGTAAAGGTTGTCTGCCTTACGCACACCATGGCTTCGGATATCGGTGCCTGCCTTGAGGTTCTGCGCCAGCAATGGGTAGGCCCCATTGCGGTGGCACCGCACGCCTCCCGCTCACCGGTACCCAACCAGTCCGTTGCAGACACCTACACACCGGAAGAATTCCGTGCCAAGGCCCGCCAGTGGATCACGTCCGGCGTGCGCATAATCGGGGGCTGCTGCGGCATCACTCCGGATTATATCCGCACGGCAAGGGATGGCATTCAACTGCTGGCATGA
- a CDS encoding response regulator, whose amino-acid sequence MPVALVVDDDMLNRITVNHMLSKAGYSVHLAAEGLEALALLNDGLELDVVLTDIEMPVMNGRLLLSALRQRDSQKHLPVIALTAHSPSMESATPLAEGFDALVEKPIEKAELLETLSRVLSKKGCTCG is encoded by the coding sequence ATGCCTGTGGCACTTGTCGTGGACGACGACATGCTCAACCGCATCACAGTAAACCATATGCTGAGCAAGGCCGGATATTCCGTGCACCTTGCCGCAGAAGGGTTGGAGGCTCTTGCCCTGCTGAACGACGGGCTCGAACTGGATGTGGTTCTCACGGATATAGAAATGCCCGTCATGAACGGCAGACTGCTCCTGTCTGCCCTGCGCCAAAGGGACAGCCAGAAACACCTGCCGGTGATTGCGCTGACAGCCCACTCACCGTCCATGGAGTCAGCAACGCCTCTGGCGGAAGGTTTTGACGCTCTGGTTGAAAAGCCCATAGAAAAAGCTGAACTACTAGAAACATTAAGCAGGGTGCTTTCAAAAAAAGGCTGCACCTGCGGCTGA
- a CDS encoding putative sulfate/molybdate transporter, with the protein MAIRFNRMELAGSLGDLGALLPLALGMILINGLDPVGLFFCVGLFYLLGGAYYRAPIAVQPMKTVSAYAVATGISATAIAASGMWLGVLLLLAAYGPVLTFLKRFIPIPVVRGVQVSTGVLLAIQGCKLVLGRSSLQGALSEPHLGLGSIFGVPWSIILGLLALGAILALLDSKRYPAALVVVSGGFITGLLFKGAGLSLGLYSPSLFPFGLPSWADFAFALPMLVLPQLPMTIGNAVFANADLSNQLFPEAKEKVTPKALCVTMGIACLTSSFLGGMPMCHGSGGLAAHYRFGARTNGSNLFAGALFLGASILLGPSLVNALNLIPLAVLGVLLFMAGVELCLTIRDLTERSGLFIVFFMLVFSITVNLAVAFLAGIVLSRYVEYRRISI; encoded by the coding sequence TTGGCTATTCGCTTCAACAGGATGGAACTGGCGGGCTCACTGGGCGATCTTGGCGCACTGCTGCCCCTTGCCTTGGGCATGATCCTGATAAACGGCCTTGATCCTGTGGGGCTATTCTTCTGTGTCGGGCTGTTCTACCTGCTGGGCGGGGCCTACTACCGTGCTCCCATTGCCGTGCAGCCCATGAAGACCGTCAGCGCCTATGCCGTGGCAACCGGCATATCGGCCACAGCCATAGCCGCTTCCGGCATGTGGCTCGGTGTGCTGCTTCTTCTGGCCGCTTACGGCCCCGTGCTGACGTTCCTCAAACGCTTTATTCCCATTCCCGTGGTGCGCGGCGTGCAGGTTTCCACCGGCGTGCTGCTGGCCATACAGGGGTGCAAGCTCGTCCTTGGCCGCTCCAGTCTGCAGGGGGCTCTCAGTGAACCACACCTGGGACTGGGATCAATATTCGGCGTTCCGTGGAGCATCATCCTCGGACTTCTTGCCCTTGGTGCCATTCTCGCATTGCTCGACAGCAAACGCTATCCCGCAGCGCTTGTTGTGGTGAGCGGCGGTTTCATCACCGGCTTACTGTTCAAGGGGGCAGGACTTTCCCTCGGTCTTTACAGCCCTTCCCTCTTTCCTTTCGGCCTGCCCTCGTGGGCGGATTTTGCCTTTGCGCTCCCCATGCTGGTATTGCCGCAATTGCCCATGACCATAGGCAATGCGGTTTTCGCCAATGCAGATCTTTCGAATCAGCTTTTCCCTGAAGCCAAGGAAAAAGTGACTCCGAAAGCCCTGTGTGTCACTATGGGAATAGCCTGCCTCACCTCGTCGTTCCTTGGCGGCATGCCCATGTGCCACGGTTCCGGCGGGCTGGCCGCGCACTACCGTTTCGGCGCCAGAACCAACGGTTCCAATCTGTTCGCGGGTGCTCTGTTCCTTGGCGCCTCGATCCTGCTTGGCCCTTCTCTGGTTAACGCGCTGAACTTGATACCCCTTGCCGTTCTGGGCGTACTGCTCTTTATGGCAGGAGTGGAGCTCTGTCTCACCATTCGCGATTTGACCGAAAGAAGCGGACTGTTTATCGTCTTCTTCATGCTCGTTTTTTCCATAACCGTTAATCTCGCCGTCGCGTTCCTTGCCGGTATCGTTCTCAGCCGGTATGTGGAATACAGACGCATAAGCATATAA
- a CDS encoding PAS domain S-box protein, with protein MIVDFRRKTLQVLILFILLILFVHLGQAVHIVVSGPVGRTESGMLLYSLLSPVRAEIRPPAPEPLVVGIPELSPPDYVSLDVSSSGFAMECMAHIAESAGYSLIIRRYPDMNAVLQDLEAGRIQAIPLLPVREPYKQFADFTTPLRSDSVGLFALSDSVFSSTSSDLQGRNVGVVRGGIALSIVRELSGTLVREASGVEQLLFMLLSGQVDAVIHPQAAVLFYARRMGLQDRIKMLDGRLLKEQYAIAVGKGNESVKDRLGIQVELFVDSPSHRKLLAKWFADDGEARQPLSLEGVLIALGLLLLGGAAIWGHMYFRRVRQRRTAILRSLLNASENAILLVSAGGDCLLGNETADRLFGEINYGAGQSGFGFLFGEDDRERRLRAISRVVDTGTPMDTLHEYGSRIYRLSMHPVPRQNGAEAFVAVTFHDVTERNAREQLVSETLRNFQLMFEGAPAGMAVLNSNMTVASANPAMGRFLGCSARELEGRLLRDLFSPEDAESTRLELHKLFAGETDRIQVERRFMHKSGVPLWASLNVVAERSDAGLIESLMVHLTDIHERKTSVERLRESEQRYRELFERASDVILLINLSSGRVEEFNQAAVAVLGYSDTELETLDCSRLVVQGAEGDFAGLFDEGLAEGQLRRKDGSAMDVQAHTRILSAAGRRYALSIIRDVTGSREAEDCLNHARRAREQAEKATESFFGSIGEELRTPLQGIMGMLQLLAETPLTDLQQHYVRMSQESGDGLMRFMEDLLEYARLTSALSTKAIDTESRDEVSCPFVIDDMLLDVVNAHAPRAARKGGKLSASIASVFPEMLVGNASRLRKIVSKMVEYSVEGTKNAKICLELRQPAGESALLKLGTRMTEFVVSVAADDLAEWAECARKVVGGEVRILQCMGSFGLALAGRFAVALGGSLSVEERDGAVELAMRVPLRWNPVDRSAERVRILAAQAVAEQTAEGDSPEYPEQISGADAGGDAARYSPVRREEVAPLLKGVKIIVADDDSINRVVIGRWLELFGGSVAYAEDGQSVATLLKSGRYDCLVLDLQMPGRNGLEVARAIRGGECGKDVSRMPIVALTAFSGKENEEACFEAGMNAFLSKPLDLRKLSEVLARLLESGGVLSSEETKAITLSEGENRLPRPH; from the coding sequence ATGATCGTCGACTTTCGCAGGAAAACTCTACAGGTGCTCATCCTGTTCATTCTGCTGATCCTGTTTGTCCACTTGGGACAGGCGGTACATATTGTCGTGTCCGGACCCGTCGGCCGCACAGAAAGCGGTATGCTGCTGTACAGTCTGCTGTCGCCTGTACGGGCCGAAATACGCCCCCCCGCACCGGAGCCGCTTGTGGTGGGCATTCCCGAGCTCTCTCCGCCGGACTATGTATCTCTGGATGTGTCCTCATCCGGTTTCGCCATGGAATGCATGGCACATATTGCAGAATCTGCAGGTTATTCTCTGATTATCCGGCGATATCCGGACATGAATGCAGTGCTGCAAGATCTTGAGGCAGGCAGAATTCAGGCGATCCCCCTGCTTCCGGTCAGGGAGCCCTACAAACAGTTTGCCGATTTCACCACGCCGCTGCGGTCCGATTCGGTGGGATTGTTCGCTTTGTCCGACTCTGTTTTTTCCAGCACGTCAAGTGATCTGCAGGGGCGCAACGTCGGCGTTGTGCGCGGGGGTATTGCTTTATCCATAGTGCGGGAGCTTTCCGGCACGCTGGTGCGGGAGGCATCTGGAGTAGAGCAGCTTCTCTTCATGCTGCTTTCCGGTCAGGTGGATGCCGTCATTCATCCGCAGGCTGCAGTGTTATTTTATGCAAGGCGAATGGGATTGCAGGATCGCATCAAGATGCTCGACGGGCGCCTTTTGAAGGAGCAGTACGCCATTGCTGTGGGAAAAGGGAACGAATCTGTCAAGGACAGGCTTGGGATACAGGTTGAGCTGTTCGTGGACAGCCCTTCGCACCGCAAGCTGCTTGCCAAGTGGTTTGCGGACGATGGTGAAGCACGGCAGCCGCTTTCGCTGGAAGGTGTGCTTATCGCGCTGGGGCTTCTCCTCCTTGGCGGTGCAGCCATATGGGGACATATGTATTTCAGGCGGGTGAGACAGAGGCGTACGGCTATACTGCGCTCACTCTTGAACGCGTCGGAAAACGCCATATTGCTGGTTTCGGCCGGAGGCGATTGTCTTTTGGGTAACGAGACGGCGGACCGGCTTTTCGGGGAGATTAACTACGGTGCAGGACAATCCGGTTTCGGGTTCCTGTTCGGTGAAGACGACAGAGAACGCCGGTTACGCGCTATAAGTCGTGTCGTTGACACCGGCACCCCCATGGATACTCTGCACGAGTATGGCAGCCGTATCTACAGGCTTTCCATGCATCCTGTTCCCCGCCAGAACGGGGCAGAGGCCTTTGTGGCTGTTACCTTTCATGACGTAACCGAGCGCAATGCCAGAGAGCAGCTGGTGAGCGAGACGTTGCGTAACTTCCAGCTGATGTTCGAAGGGGCTCCGGCCGGTATGGCGGTGCTGAACAGCAATATGACCGTGGCATCGGCCAATCCGGCCATGGGCCGTTTCCTCGGGTGTTCTGCACGGGAACTGGAAGGCCGGTTGCTGCGCGATCTGTTCAGTCCGGAAGATGCGGAATCCACCAGACTGGAACTGCATAAACTCTTCGCCGGTGAAACAGACCGGATACAAGTTGAAAGGCGGTTCATGCACAAGAGCGGGGTGCCGCTCTGGGCTTCACTGAACGTCGTGGCCGAGCGTTCTGATGCGGGACTTATCGAAAGCCTCATGGTGCATCTGACAGACATTCATGAGCGCAAAACTTCTGTTGAGCGGTTGCGTGAGAGCGAGCAGCGGTACAGGGAGTTATTCGAGCGGGCATCTGATGTTATCCTGCTGATTAACCTGTCGTCAGGAAGGGTAGAGGAGTTCAATCAGGCTGCGGTGGCAGTGTTAGGCTATTCGGATACCGAACTGGAAACCCTTGATTGTTCACGATTGGTTGTACAGGGCGCTGAAGGGGATTTTGCAGGCCTGTTTGACGAAGGGCTTGCAGAAGGGCAGCTTCGCAGGAAAGACGGCTCCGCCATGGATGTACAGGCGCATACGCGCATACTGTCCGCCGCAGGCAGGCGATATGCCCTCTCTATCATCCGGGATGTTACCGGATCGCGCGAGGCTGAAGACTGTCTGAATCATGCCCGCCGTGCGAGAGAACAGGCGGAAAAAGCCACTGAATCGTTTTTCGGGAGTATCGGCGAGGAACTGCGCACTCCGTTGCAGGGCATAATGGGCATGCTCCAGTTGCTGGCAGAGACCCCGCTTACCGACCTGCAGCAGCACTATGTGCGTATGTCGCAGGAATCCGGCGACGGGCTTATGCGGTTTATGGAAGACCTGCTGGAGTATGCCCGTCTTACCTCGGCCCTTTCAACAAAGGCCATTGATACGGAATCAAGGGATGAAGTATCCTGTCCCTTTGTGATTGACGACATGCTGCTGGATGTTGTGAACGCCCATGCGCCGAGAGCAGCCCGAAAAGGTGGAAAACTATCGGCTTCCATAGCCTCGGTGTTCCCGGAAATGCTTGTGGGCAATGCCTCCAGACTGCGCAAAATTGTTTCCAAAATGGTTGAGTATTCTGTCGAGGGAACCAAAAACGCAAAGATCTGTCTGGAACTCAGGCAGCCGGCAGGAGAATCGGCATTGCTGAAACTCGGCACGCGAATGACTGAATTTGTCGTAAGCGTGGCGGCGGATGACCTTGCTGAATGGGCAGAGTGCGCACGAAAGGTGGTAGGCGGAGAAGTTCGCATCTTGCAGTGCATGGGCAGTTTCGGACTGGCTCTGGCAGGCCGGTTTGCCGTGGCGTTGGGGGGCAGTCTTTCTGTGGAGGAACGAGACGGGGCAGTAGAGCTTGCCATGCGTGTTCCGCTGCGGTGGAACCCTGTGGACAGATCTGCCGAACGGGTGCGGATTCTGGCAGCTCAGGCTGTGGCAGAGCAGACGGCGGAAGGGGATAGTCCGGAATATCCGGAACAGATCTCCGGTGCTGATGCGGGCGGAGATGCTGCCCGTTATTCTCCCGTCAGAAGGGAAGAGGTGGCCCCGCTTCTTAAAGGTGTGAAAATCATCGTTGCCGATGATGACAGTATTAACCGTGTGGTCATCGGCCGCTGGCTGGAATTGTTCGGCGGCAGTGTGGCCTATGCCGAAGACGGGCAGAGCGTTGCCACCCTGTTGAAAAGCGGTCGGTATGATTGCCTGGTGCTGGATCTGCAGATGCCGGGGCGTAACGGGCTTGAGGTGGCCAGAGCCATACGCGGCGGTGAATGCGGGAAGGACGTGTCCCGAATGCCCATTGTGGCGCTGACGGCTTTTTCCGGAAAGGAAAATGAGGAAGCCTGCTTTGAGGCCGGGATGAACGCCTTCTTATCCAAGCCTCTGGATCTGCGTAAATTGTCCGAGGTGCTGGCCAGGCTGCTGGAAAGCGGCGGGGTGTTATCATCTGAGGAGACAAAGGCGATTACCCTGTCCGAAGGCGAAAACAGGCTTCCGCGTCCCCACTGA
- the htpG gene encoding molecular chaperone HtpG: MSQTFEFKTEVRKLLHIITHSLYTNREIFLRELVSNASDALDKLRFAQAKGEAVNAPELELGIDISIDKEAKTITIRDTGIGMTREELVDNLGTIARSGSERFLKELSEKQEDPGNIIGRFGVGFYSVFMIADKVEVTTRSARGDEAATTWVSDGLGSFEVIPCEEGAPERGTVITIHVKDEADEFLEKFRLQSILKKHSSFIPFPIQLEGERVNTTPALWREPKSSITKEQYKEFYTHLTFDEAEPMDTLHISVDAPVQFNCLAFIPNMARDVFGFDRERYGLDLYVRRVLIQHENKDLIPEYLSFLKGVVDTEDLPLNISRETLQENALIRKIQQTITKQVLNHLEKLAKSDADAYNRFWNTHGKVFRIGYHDYANREKFTQLLRFNSSHHEDKDGLTSVEAYIERAKPEQKAVYYITAPSREAAKLNPHLEIFTRKGLEVLFLFEPVDEFVMDNLHKYKEFEFVAAETVKAETLDAFPDMEQEKKAEELSEGDTKTFDDLIETMKTILGDKVTDVRISRRLSGSPAVLASTDGATSSMERLMRIMNKDESIPKKVLEINRDHAILRNLLRIFKADSKDPIIEETVVQLFESSLLLEGYLKDPHALVGRINNLLEKASGWYTEVKKL; encoded by the coding sequence ATGTCGCAAACGTTCGAATTCAAGACCGAAGTGCGCAAACTGCTGCACATCATCACCCACTCGCTGTACACGAACCGCGAAATATTTCTGCGGGAACTCGTTTCCAACGCCTCTGATGCGCTGGACAAGCTGAGATTCGCACAGGCAAAGGGTGAAGCCGTGAACGCCCCCGAGCTTGAACTGGGCATCGACATCAGCATCGACAAGGAAGCCAAGACCATCACCATCCGCGACACCGGCATAGGCATGACGCGTGAGGAACTGGTGGACAACCTTGGCACCATCGCCCGCTCCGGATCTGAGCGCTTTCTCAAGGAACTTTCGGAAAAGCAGGAAGATCCCGGCAACATCATCGGCCGGTTCGGTGTGGGCTTCTATTCCGTCTTCATGATTGCGGACAAGGTGGAAGTGACCACCAGAAGTGCCCGTGGCGACGAAGCGGCAACCACATGGGTTTCCGACGGACTCGGCTCGTTTGAAGTCATCCCCTGCGAGGAAGGCGCACCGGAGCGCGGCACCGTCATCACCATCCACGTAAAGGACGAAGCGGACGAGTTTCTCGAAAAGTTCCGCCTGCAGAGCATTCTGAAAAAGCACTCCAGCTTTATCCCCTTCCCCATCCAGCTGGAAGGCGAACGGGTGAACACCACCCCTGCCCTGTGGCGCGAGCCCAAGAGCTCCATCACCAAGGAACAGTACAAGGAATTCTACACCCACCTTACCTTTGATGAAGCAGAGCCCATGGATACGCTGCACATCTCGGTGGATGCCCCTGTACAGTTCAACTGCCTTGCCTTCATTCCCAACATGGCAAGAGATGTGTTCGGCTTCGACCGTGAGCGTTACGGGCTGGACCTCTACGTACGCCGCGTGCTCATTCAGCACGAGAACAAGGATCTCATTCCCGAATATCTTTCCTTCCTCAAGGGCGTGGTGGATACCGAAGACCTGCCCCTGAACATTTCACGCGAAACCCTGCAGGAAAATGCCCTGATCAGAAAGATTCAGCAGACCATAACCAAGCAGGTGCTGAACCATCTGGAAAAGCTGGCAAAGAGCGATGCAGATGCCTACAACCGCTTCTGGAACACCCATGGCAAGGTCTTCCGCATCGGCTACCACGATTATGCAAACCGTGAAAAGTTCACCCAGCTGCTGCGCTTCAATTCTTCCCATCATGAAGACAAGGACGGACTGACCTCCGTTGAAGCATACATTGAGCGCGCTAAGCCCGAACAGAAGGCCGTGTACTACATCACCGCCCCCAGCCGCGAAGCTGCCAAGCTCAATCCGCATCTGGAAATATTCACCCGCAAGGGACTGGAAGTGCTGTTCCTTTTCGAACCCGTCGACGAGTTCGTCATGGACAACCTGCACAAGTACAAGGAATTCGAGTTCGTGGCGGCAGAAACCGTCAAGGCCGAGACGCTGGATGCCTTCCCCGACATGGAACAGGAAAAGAAGGCCGAGGAGTTGTCCGAAGGCGACACCAAGACCTTTGATGACCTCATCGAAACCATGAAGACCATTCTGGGCGACAAGGTTACCGATGTGCGCATCTCCCGCCGTCTTTCGGGTTCCCCTGCCGTGCTGGCCAGCACGGATGGTGCCACGTCCTCCATGGAGCGCCTCATGCGCATCATGAACAAAGACGAGTCCATTCCCAAGAAGGTGCTTGAGATCAACCGCGACCATGCCATTTTGCGCAACCTGCTGCGCATCTTCAAGGCAGACAGCAAGGACCCCATTATCGAGGAAACCGTGGTGCAGCTCTTTGAATCTTCGCTGCTCCTCGAAGGCTACCTCAAGGACCCGCACGCCCTTGTTGGCCGCATCAACAACCTGCTTGAGAAGGCCAGCGGCTGGTACACAGAAGTTAAGAAGCTGTAG